In Sphingomonas sp. M1-B02, the sequence CATCGCGGCAGGATCGATCCTGCCCTCGCCGGTGACGTTGCTCATCCTGGAACTCAACAAACCGTCGGAAGGCATGACGACTTCGCAGAAACTCACCCAGGCGATCTGGCGCGCTTTCACCAAGCGCATTGTGCTGGCCCCCGTGGCGGGGACGCTGCTATCGGCCTCGGGAGTGGATCTCGGCCCGTTGCTGACCTCATCGCTGCAATTGATCGGCGTATCCGCCGGCGGGGTCGCGCTGTTTCTCACAGGCCTCGTGCTGTCGTCGCAACCCTTCAAGTTGAACCCAGTTGTCGCCGGCGGGACTATTGTCGCGAACCTCCTCCAGCCGGCTTTTGTATGGGCGCTGACTCTGGTGCTGATGGTTCCCGCCGATCAGGCGCGCATCGCAATCCTGCTCGCGGCGATGCCGTCCGGGTTTTTCGGGATCCTGTTCGGGATCAACTACAAGGCTGTCTCCGACGATGTCGGATCGACGGTCATAGCCAGCACGGTCCTGAGTCTGCTCACGCTGGGCTTCGTGATCTACTGGTTCTTTCCCAGCTGAGCGGCGAACCCGCGCCTCGCGCATTTGCGGAAATTTGCAACAATCGACGGACTTTTGCTGCCCGCCGATGATAGCGATGGGACGCCGATCCTCAACTATACCACAGTGTGGCCGAGTATCATGAGGGACGACAAATTCACCCACATTCGTGTGCGCTGGCATACGGAAAGGATGGAATGATGTCCGTTGTAAGGTCGCCCAGTGCCCCGCCCTTCACGCTTTTCACGTCGCTCCGGAATGAGCAGCCGCTTCGCAGCAAGCGATTCCAGCGCGCTGCGCAATTCGATGGGTCGGGGAGGACCGGGATTCAGGCCTCCCGCCGACCTGCAGCAACCGCGCCTCTGTCCCCCGCTACGCTGGCGGCCATTCTTCTAGTCATCGCTGCCCTGGCTCGGTTCGAATTGGCCACAGGCATTCCGGACATGCTGGCGGTCCTGTTCCTTGCGGGCGCGACGGCGGTGCTGATGCTGGAAAAATCACAGTCCGCGTCGGCAGCGCGTGGCGTCACCCCCGCCGAGCTCGCCGCTTCGATCGCGCACGAAGTCAATCAACCGCTCTCCGCCATGACTGCGCACGGGCAGGCCTGCCTTCGATGGTTCGATCGCGATGTGCCGGACGTCGAGGCGGCGAGACAATCGGTGCAGCAGATGCTCGACAATGGCACCCGCGCTGCTGACATCATCGCCAGCATGAGCGCGCTGGCTCGCGGGGCGGCACCGGCTCCTGTGCTGACGGACATCAACCAAGTTCTTGGCTCGATCTTGTCGCGCGTCGAAGGCGAGATTGCGGCAAACGGGATCGAAGTCGCACTGAACTTGAAGGACAGAGTCCCCCGAATAATCGCAGGGCGGACCGAGCTCGAACAGGTTCTGCAGAATCTTGTCATCAATGCAGTCCAGGCATTGGCCGACGTCAACGGTCCGCGCCGGCTCACCATCTCGTCGCGAGCCGCGCGTCGGGAGCGGCAAGTGGTCGTCGAAGTGCGGGACAACGGCCCCGGCTTCACCGCCGCCTGTTCCTCGCGATTGTTCGAGCCGTTCTTCACCACCAAGGCGCAGGGGACGGGGATGGGCCTGGCGATATGCCGGTCGATAGTCGCCAGCATGGGCGGGCACGTCGATGCGCGAAATAACAGCGATGGCCGTGGCGCATGCCTCACCTTGCGATTGAACGCCGCCCGCCCAGAGGGACTGGCAGCATGAGCGCCTCCCAACCGGCCTTGGCGGCCATGGCGGCGCCGGAGCCCGTCGCGTCGCTTGCGATCGTCGTCGATGATGACAAGGATCTGCGCGACGGGCTTGCCAACCTCTTCCGTTCGGTTGGGCAGGAGGCAGCGTTGTTCGCCTCGCCGGCCGAATTTCTCGAGGCCAGGCTTCCGAACGTCCCATCCTGCCTGTTGCTAGACATCCGCTTGCAAGGGGGGAGCGGCTTCGACCTCCAGTTACATCTCAAGCGGATCGGCGCGACTGTGCCGGTCATCTTCATGACCGGGCACGGCGACATCGCCATGGGCGTGCGGGCCATGAAGGCGGGAGCGCTGGATTTTCTCACCAAACCCTTCCGCGACCAGGAGTTGCTGGATGTGGTTGCTGAGGCGATCGACCGTGACCGCCGCCGTCGTAGAGCGGATGAGGCGCTAGGCACCCTCCGGTCGCTTTACGATGGGCTCACCCCCCGCGAGAAGGAGGTGATGCGATATGTCGTGTCCGGCCTGCTCAACAAGCAGATCGCCGGAGAAATGGGGCTGCAGGAAATAACGGTGAAGATCCATCGCGGAAATATGATGCGCAAGATGGAAATGCGCTGCGTCGCCGACCTCGTCCGTGCCGCGGAGAGCCTGGGTCTGTACAAGTTTCGAGGTGTCCACGAGTAGCCGTTGCGGATCGACAATAAGGCGCGGGCAAGAAAAAGGAGGCCGAAGCCTCCTTTCCCTATGGTCTGAAACGCGCATAGGCTTCGTCGCACGACCGGCGTCACGAATATCCGGCCGCTTCGAGAATGAGCCGAGCGACACTGTCTGGATGCGAGACCAAGGACAGATGTCCAGAATCGAGCTCGATGGTCTTGGCCTTCATTCGCTTGGCCATGAAACGCTCGAGATCCGGGTTGATCGTCCGATCCTGTTTCGAAACGGCATAGAAGCTCGGCTTGGAGCGCCATGCCGCCTGGCTGGTGTTGACGGTGGTCAGAACGCGGTTGAACGGCCCCTGCACGGCGTAAAGCACCTTGGCCTGAGCCTCGGGCACCCCGTTGGCGAAATCCTGCAAGAATGCAGTTTCGGTAAGGCTGCCCCAGTCACCGTTGAAGACGATGCCGGCCGATGCCGGCGGTGTCGGAAATTTCGCAGCCAATGCGGTGTAGTTCTCGTTCGCGTCCGGTGCGCGCGCGGCGATATAGACGAGCGACGAAACGCTGGGATGGACGCCCGCCTCGGTCACCAGCATTCCGGAAAAGCTATGACCGCCCAGCACGGTCGGCCCGACCTGATGGTCGAGCACGCGCTGGACCGACGCAACGGCGTCGGCAAAATTGTCGAGCGGGTTCTGCACCGAGGTGACGTTAAGGCCGGCCGCCTGAAGCCGCGGAATGACTCCCGACCAGGACGAGCCATCGGCGAACAGACCATGGACCAGCACGACGTTTCGCGCCTTTGGCGGGCGCTGCGTGGCCCCCACCGCGGTTCCTGAGAGGATACCCGTCGCGGCGCCGGCAACGAGGGCGGCGGAAAAGGTGCGGCGATCGACCATCATGCTGAGCTCCTTTGTTTTACTGCTCCGCCAACCTATCCACTCAGAGGCGGGGTTTATAATCACCTATTGGTTTAGGGTGCGATGGAATGGCGTCCGCTGTGACATTCACCGTGCGTCATTTCACACAGAGCGGCGCCATTATCTCGCATTCGTCGAAGTTAGTGCGCCGATTTGCCGGAAAGTAATCTCCCGGCGCTCGCTCTAGTCGAAACTATGCAAAACGATCGTATGATGTTGTCTTGCGGCATATTGGTGAAGTCTCCCGGCACTTCGAAAAGCCCTCACCGCGAATGCGCTGCGGTGGGCGGCAATTGCGACCGAGGAATGCATGCAACGATTTATCCTGCAGCCAGCTTCTGTGCCGCGTCCGTTCCGGCCGGAAGAGCGTCCGCTGTTTCCCGGATCGCCTTATTCTCCGCTGCATCCGCCGGCGCGGCGCGTCCTGTTTGCGGTCGCTGGAATTCTGTTTGGTGTGATCGTCAATCTGGGCAACGGGCTGGTGATCGCCAACGTACCGGTGCTCGCGGGCGCAGCGACCGACTATGTGCCTTCGGTCGCGCTTTTGACCGGCGTCTACATCGCGTTCAACGCCTCCGCGAACCTCGTGCTGGTAAAGGCGCGCACCCAATTGGGCATCCCGCGGGTAACGCTGATGCTGCTATCGAGCTACGCGTTCGCGGCAGTGCTGCTTTGGCTCCGCCCTGGCCTCTCGACCGCGCTGGTCCTCGCCGCAGCGAGCGGTATGAGCGCTGCGGGCCTGACCACCCTGTCGGTCTATTACTGCATGCAGAGCCTTCCTGCCGCAGTGAAGCCGCTCGGACTGATCCTAGGCATCGGCGCGGTCCAGCTGGGCGCTCCGCTCGCGCGGCTGTTTCCGGTCGATCTGTTTTCGCTGGACGGATGGCTTTCGCTAGGCTTGCTGCAGCTGGCGATCGCGATGGCGGCGATCGCGATCATCCTTGGCTATCCATTGCCGCCCAGCGAGCGCAGCAAGGCGTTCGAGCCCCTCGACGGCGCCACCTTCGCCTTGTTCCTCGTCGCGAACCTGTGCCTGTGCACCGTCCTCGCCGAGGGTCGGCTGCTATGGTGGTCGGACACGCCCTGGCTGGGCTGGGCGCTCGCTGCGTGCGTCCCCTGTTACGCCGGCGCACTCCTGATCGAGTCCCTACGCGCCCATCCGCTGCTCCAACTGCGCTGGTATGGCACCAAAGTCATCGCGACCTTTGCTGCCGTCGCCGTGGTCGTGCGGCTCGCGCTTTCCGAACAGGCTTACGGCGCAGTTGGGCTGCTCAGCTTCGCCGGACTCGATAACGATCAGTTCCATACGCTGTATCTGTGGAT encodes:
- a CDS encoding AEC family transporter; amino-acid sequence: MVEIIGHALVPIFFVIALGYIGGLRGRIDNHHVGELNTLVMDYALPASLFVATATTPWAKMRGEESIVVLLAIGMMLPYAAWYLIARWRGVTRQESAIGALTVGLPNYAAAGLPIIQAVVGTAGTVHVAVAIAAGSILPSPVTLLILELNKPSEGMTTSQKLTQAIWRAFTKRIVLAPVAGTLLSASGVDLGPLLTSSLQLIGVSAGGVALFLTGLVLSSQPFKLNPVVAGGTIVANLLQPAFVWALTLVLMVPADQARIAILLAAMPSGFFGILFGINYKAVSDDVGSTVIASTVLSLLTLGFVIYWFFPS
- a CDS encoding sensor histidine kinase, encoding MLAVLFLAGATAVLMLEKSQSASAARGVTPAELAASIAHEVNQPLSAMTAHGQACLRWFDRDVPDVEAARQSVQQMLDNGTRAADIIASMSALARGAAPAPVLTDINQVLGSILSRVEGEIAANGIEVALNLKDRVPRIIAGRTELEQVLQNLVINAVQALADVNGPRRLTISSRAARRERQVVVEVRDNGPGFTAACSSRLFEPFFTTKAQGTGMGLAICRSIVASMGGHVDARNNSDGRGACLTLRLNAARPEGLAA
- a CDS encoding response regulator transcription factor — translated: MSASQPALAAMAAPEPVASLAIVVDDDKDLRDGLANLFRSVGQEAALFASPAEFLEARLPNVPSCLLLDIRLQGGSGFDLQLHLKRIGATVPVIFMTGHGDIAMGVRAMKAGALDFLTKPFRDQELLDVVAEAIDRDRRRRRADEALGTLRSLYDGLTPREKEVMRYVVSGLLNKQIAGEMGLQEITVKIHRGNMMRKMEMRCVADLVRAAESLGLYKFRGVHE
- a CDS encoding alpha/beta fold hydrolase, with the protein product MVDRRTFSAALVAGAATGILSGTAVGATQRPPKARNVVLVHGLFADGSSWSGVIPRLQAAGLNVTSVQNPLDNFADAVASVQRVLDHQVGPTVLGGHSFSGMLVTEAGVHPSVSSLVYIAARAPDANENYTALAAKFPTPPASAGIVFNGDWGSLTETAFLQDFANGVPEAQAKVLYAVQGPFNRVLTTVNTSQAAWRSKPSFYAVSKQDRTINPDLERFMAKRMKAKTIELDSGHLSLVSHPDSVARLILEAAGYS
- a CDS encoding MFS transporter is translated as MQRFILQPASVPRPFRPEERPLFPGSPYSPLHPPARRVLFAVAGILFGVIVNLGNGLVIANVPVLAGAATDYVPSVALLTGVYIAFNASANLVLVKARTQLGIPRVTLMLLSSYAFAAVLLWLRPGLSTALVLAAASGMSAAGLTTLSVYYCMQSLPAAVKPLGLILGIGAVQLGAPLARLFPVDLFSLDGWLSLGLLQLAIAMAAIAIILGYPLPPSERSKAFEPLDGATFALFLVANLCLCTVLAEGRLLWWSDTPWLGWALAACVPCYAGALLIESLRAHPLLQLRWYGTKVIATFAAVAVVVRLALSEQAYGAVGLLSFAGLDNDQFHTLYLWILGGQILGIAVAALTTRIGTQPYQVMVAALIIALAAWLDSGSNTLTRPDNILMTQAMIAFGTTLFIGPALVYGAMEMLKKGSDHLVSLVVLFSMTQNIGGLAGSALLGSYQVVQAKSHAGALADGLAVGNPIVAARIQQGAGALAGVIQDPAQRAAQGAGLLGDALAGQAAVLGFNDAFMLVSLVAISAALFLAIVIVRLRIAKGRSARKGVPQ